Part of the Lucilia cuprina isolate Lc7/37 chromosome 5, ASM2204524v1, whole genome shotgun sequence genome is shown below.
tagtctattctaaagtctagtcttttttctggtctatagtttagtcttgtatatgtagtctagtctagagtatagtcgaCACTCCggtctattgtttagtccatagtctagtctattgcctagtctacagtctagtctatagtctagtctatagtttagtctatagtctagtctatagtctagtctatagtctagtctatagtctagtctatagtctagtctatagtctagtctataatctaatctatagtctagtctatagtctagtctatagtctagtctatagtctagtctatattctagtctatagtctagtctatagtctagtctgtagtctagtctatagtctagtctacagtctagtctatagtctagtctatagtctagtctatagtctagtctatagtctagtctatagtctagtctatagtctaatctatagtctagtctatagtctagtctatagtctagtttataatctagcctatagtctagtctatagtctagtctgcagtctattctatagtctagtatatagtctagtctatagtctattctatagtctattctatagtctagtctatagtctagtctatagtctattctatagtctagtctatagtctagtctatagtctattctatagtctattctatagtctatagtctagtctatagtctattctatagtctactctatagtctattctatagtctattctatagtctgttctaaagtctagtctatagtctattctttagtctattctatagtctagtttattatctagtctatagttcagtcttgtatatagtgtagtgtataatctactatatagtctagtctatagtctagtctatagattagtcttgtatatagtctagtttatagtcaagtttatagcctattcaatagtctagtatacagtctagtctatagtctagcctatagtctattctatagtccattctatagtctaacctgtagtccagtctatagtctagtctatagttcagtttacagtctagtctatatttcagtctagtctatagtctagtctatagtctagtctatagtctcgtctatagtctcgtctatagtctcgtctatagtctagtctatagtctagtctatagtctagtctataatctagtctatagtctagtctatagtctagtctatagtctagtctatagtctagtctatagtctagtctatagtctagtctatagtctagtctatagtctagtctatagtctagtctatagtctagtctatagtctcttctatagtctagtttattttctagtctatagtctagtctatagtctagtctatagtctagtctatagtctagtctatagtctagtctatagtctagtctatagtctagtctagtctatagtctagtctatagtctagtctatagtctagtctataatctaatatttagtctagtctatagtctagtctatagtctagtctatagtctagtctatagtctagtctatagtctagtctatagtctagtctatagtctagtctatagtctcttctatagtctagtttattttctagtctatagtctagtctatagtctagtctatagtctagtctatagtctaatatatagtctagtctataggctagtctatagtctattttataatctagtctacagtctattttataatctaatatttagtctactctatagtctggtctatagtctaatctacagtttgtctatagtctaacctgtagtctaatcttaattctagtttatattgtagtctatagtctaatatagtctatagcctagttttagtatatagtctagtccatagtcttgtttaaagtttagtctaacctgtggtatatagtctagtctataatgttgtctttagtctaggttgtagactagaatatatattattatagtatataactagtctatagttaagtctattatctagtctagtcCGTTAGCTAGTTCATAATATGGTctataaatagtctagtctatagtgaagtctatataACAGTCTAAGTGTAGTCCTTATTTTAGACAATCTAATCAAGTTAATAGTCGAGCCTAAGGTTTAGATGGATAGAcactaaaatcaaaatttattttattttttttttctgcataaaaccagatgttttaaaattttgttaatcgttttttgtttttaacaacagtagctattaaatattttcctaatGAACTGACACCTTCCTCATGTCTATCAAACGCCCAAGACCCCTGTCAAATTCTAGACACTTTTCTTAAAAGACAAAACATTATCCATAACCTTGACTCTtcacataaaatgttaaaatatttcactgtttatatgaataaaataaaataaataaaaacacaaaacacattgtcataataaaaaatatttaaacaaaaagcataaatattaataaattttctaaagaaaaaacgaaaacattttaagagatttttttttgcttttttaagaaataattaagaaaaaaaaaatattttcactttaatggttttcattttttattatatttgtttaaattgtttatgtttaaagtaaacaaaataaaatgtttaaatatatattttttgttaaataatttgttgtaataACAACTTACCAAGCATGAATTTCAAATTAACGTATTTAATAGCTCAAAACAATTTATGAGAAATATAAGtactaaacatacatacatacatacatacatacatacatacatacatacatacatacatacatacatacatacatacatatgtacatacatatgtacatatatatgtatgtaattattaCACCTTTTACCAAGATCACATGATGAAGatcaataaaattaacaacGTCATGTAATAAAGTTACTAACCTgcaaagagaagaaaaaataatgaaattttgttaaaaaagttttttattaaaataaacttaaaattactatttaactaattttattcataaaaaatacaattaattattCCCATCTCTGTTTGCAAATATTTGTggaatgtttaatttaaacaatcaaacaaacttattgtttatattaattactattttaatatttgttatgatGTCATAGTGATAAacaataaaactagaaaaaatatgtccaattcaaaataattgttgtaaatctaaatttaaattaaaacatctGTTTAAAACCGGACGGAAATTACATTCTCAAtggtgttaataaattttgttgtatttattgttattatttacatttttataaacaatgcaTTCTTTGTAAGCGACAGAGAGAAAGAAGAAAGGAAGGGTGACAGttgtaaagaaaaactattgCAACTATAATAATTATGGGCGAGTTACACGATGTCAAGTAGAAGATTTTGATCTAGATTataaacagactatagactagactatagactagactatagattagactatagactagacaatagaccagactatagactagactatagactagacaatagactagactatagactagactatagactagactatagactagactatagactatactatagactagactatagactagactatagactagactatagactatactatagactagactataaattggactatagactagattatagactagactatatactagactatagactagactatagactagactatagattagactatagactagactatagactagactatagacttgactatagactagactatagactagactataaactagactatagaatgcactatagactagactatagactagactatagactagactatagactagactatagactagactatagactacactatagactagactatagactagactatagactagactatagactagactatagactagactatagactatagactagactatagactagactatagactagactatagactagactatagactagactatagactagactatagactagactatagactagactatagactagactatagactagactatagactagactatagactagactatagactagactatagactagactatagactagactataaactagactatagactacactatagactagactatagactagactatagactagactatagactagactatagaccagactatagacaggactatagactacactatagactagactatagactagactatagaccagactatagacaagactatagactacactatagactagactatagactagactatagaatagactacagactagaccgcagattagactaaagactggactatctatctatctatctatctatctatctatctatatatatctatttatctatctatcttcctCTCCACTAGTCAACAACTTTCTTTTACAAATTTCCAAATCACAAATCGCTAAATTAACCACATTGCTAACACCAAGCAAATCATTAGATTGTAATAATGATCAAAAGACAaggtaacaaaaacacaaacgaTCAATCAATActattacagaaaatttaaatttcaataagaaaaatctcgtatattttcttttagaaaagaaaaCGTGACATTAAGAAAAAGCATGCAAATGAATaaatcaacataaatattttaatgcattcgaagaaaaaagaaactgcaaaacaaactaaatgaattctataaatttattacaaaaaaaaaaaaaaaaaaaaaaaaaaactaaagagaaaaaaaagaaattacaaatttcACATCAACTCCaataaatttattcattcatttatttgtctTATAACAAAcgtgcaaaataaaaatatcattaaatcataattatttataaaaaaaatctcttaaaaaaactccatctttgtgtaaaaagttattgaaatgaaaataattgataattttttctcagctgagaaaaaaatgtttattttttagctttttttctgAAGTATGTTAAAGCAAATAaagtttaatgttttcttttttgttttgaaacaaagaatgtaattgtttaaatttaaatttcttgagAAAACATttggtttttgtgtaaaaatttaaactttaacattttaaccAGAAGGtgtaaacaaatttagttttttggtaggggaatttttttggaaaaaattattcgtaaaaaatataacaacaactgttggcagtttttgttaaaaaaaacaattcagttgaatttgttaatatatttgttaaataaatttttaatattttcttaagtgACTTAACCGCAAGGAATACAATCGTTAAAAAGCGGCGGCGGCTTGCTCAATATAACGCCGTTGACATTAGGGAAGCTGGCTTGTTAGTCTGCATcatgtttttgtttgattttttcacTGATAAAATTTCGTACTTATTTgataaaaacatgttaaatttacttcaaaactttgttcaaattaaaacaaaaattataggaaattttaaaaatatttttgtaaaaacaaaagtagtttttaataaaCCGGTATTCCCTcatatagaagaaaaaaagtagtCTCTTTTATGTcacttctttaatttatttaaatcaataacaagttatttctaatgaaaaaaaaataaccataaaaCTGGAAActgtttgtttaaacaaatatataattttatttccggtttataaaagaaaaaaactaaacttttttttattagaaataaaaaaagtgaatgTTAACTTtgcatttttagtaaatttgtttaatttgtgttcaaaaaatttgttttgtatgcaaaattagtttttaatttatttattgtcaaattacatttttttctttattatttggcaaaataaatgttttgttttcaaattgaaatgtagcaaataaaataacctattttatttattgtcgttttttttattcaatttaatttattatctaaTATTGTATGTTGTATCTTCTGCTGCTGCTgtagtaaaagtatttaaaagaaacgtgttgaatttatttaaaaaaaaaaaaaacatataaataactaaacaaaacaaaccaatTTGTGACAGTTTAAAAATTGAGCAATACTAGATGATGATTTAAATCTTGTTTTAATAGGAGTTgtaaaagttatataaattatgtaatagtaataaaattttaactttttaaaagaaattttttaaataattcatatatATTCATGTGTATTGTTTGATCGAGACCAATTAATTTACTATTTAagagatatatttaaaaattaatattttgtaataaatttatgtcCAAATTGTAAGCAGAAGCTGATAACATATTTATCGTACTGTATTATTGTAGCAGAGTTATAACGATTTTAAGCCGCCGATTACAGTATGCCGCCGTTACTGTTTGTGTTAGACGCAGGTTATCACTTCAAACGAAATCCTACATTAATCCCCGAGTTATCTATACCAGGTTCAGTTTACCAATGAAGCTTTGAATCGAATGTAACAAGAGATTAGAAGACTGACAATtgtgtatctatctatctatctatctatctatctatctatctatctatctatctatctatctatctatctatctatctatatatctatctctctatctatctatctatctatctatctatctatctatctatctatctatctatctatctatctatctatctatctatctatctatttatctatctatctatctatctatctatctatctatctatctatctatctacctatctatctatctatctatctatctatctatctatctatctatctatctatctatccatctatccatccatctatccatatatctatctatctatatatctatctatctgtctatctatacatatatctatctatctatctatctatctatctatctatctatctatctatctatctatctatctatctatctatctatctatctatctatctatctctatctatctatctatctatctatctatctatctatctatctatctatctatctatctatctatctatctatctatctatacatatatctatctatctatctatctatctatctatctatctatctatctatctatctatctatctatctatctatctatctatctatctatctatctatctatctatctatctatctatctatctatctttctatctatctatctttctatctatctatctttctatctatctacatataaaagaaaactcgCATGAGATATTTTTCCTCtttacacatttatttaatttaatttatttatttatttttttttttttgtcatttactttttttcattttcatttcactcaaaacgtgatttgtcaatttttttcaaagaaaaaaaatatatttcaattttaaattcaaaaataaaacatgaaaaacCAGCTAACACAGAAAAATGCCCAAGGGACAAGagcagcagcatcatcatcaacaaaaattctaaaaatatttcaatgtatTCATCATCAATTCGTAAAAATTGACACTTGTTTTTAAGAGATTTTgccaaaatcaacaaaattgttCGTATAAATTTCTAACATGTCATCTCTTTTAAGAAAACGTCAAGCAAATAATTTTACTCGTGTTCTTAATCGTAATCCTCAGCTATTGACCTGTAAttcgtatataaattttttacgtTTCTATAAAACGCAACATCCTCGTTATGGTCTTAGGAAACTTTTACAAAATGGCCTAAAAGTTTGGACTAATTTGTCAGTTCAAGCTAGAAAGGAGTTTAAACAAAAGGTGGGTTATTATTGAGAGCGTAATAGCTAGGAAAATTACTATtgtctctttttttatagaaatctcaAAGTTTTGAAGATATAAGACCCCGTTTAAAATGGAAATCAAAGACGTCCAGAATGAGCAAAGTTCCTCGCAAACGTATGCCGAGAACTTATAAGAAACGTCACTTAACAGCAGCAGTGAATATAAAAAGACATAAACGTAATAAACAACGTTGGCAGAGATATGGGCGTAAAAAATTTCCGGGACagtttaattgatttaatttttaaaggataaaagaattttcgaaatgaaattataaatatttcttgttcaaattcaaagtttttaatctagattttaagaaaatctttattaCCTGAGAAATCGGaatttgtttttgctaaaaatgttTACCTGGTttctcattaaacatttttgttttgcaatttaaaaatataaaactattactATAATAATTTAGCCTACTAAATTATGTTTTCCTATATTTGGTGCCAagttatatattgaaatatataaatgaattgcACAgcgtattaaataaatattcgtactcgtagttaaaataaaaactaaaaaaaaaaactgaaaatgttttaaaaacctATTAAAGGTTTTGCGTGTGGCAAGTGCAGCTAAGTAACAGTAATTTCAtgtaaattaaaacaacaacttcCGTCAgtacaaagaaaaagaaatataaatgtaaacaataaaaattgtttatatttttttccataataaCACTctttttaagtatatttaatattcttaaacagcagcagcatattattattttaaaataaattgtaaaatgtaacttttaataaaataaaaccttatTGAAATTGCTATGTTTTTTTCTCACAGTGTATGGTAACTTTTTCTGTTttgcttagttttttttttctttaaggttCTTGTgttctttgttattatttatgtttattgttactgctgcagttgttgttattattgctctACTGTGTacgttttgtgaatatattccTGTATTAAACTCCGTTAACAAGACCTGACAACTTgacgtttaagttttttttcttgtttttgttttcatcgtATTCtggtattatttttttgtaaatacatgagttgaattttaaataaattccttgaatacatgtaaaatatttagtttttttttacgtatgaaatgctttttataaaaaaggtgaattttgtaattatttatgaaGGTTTTgcaaatgggattttttactccGATTGCAGTAATCATAATtgtaacattttcaatatgctgTGTTTTGCCAAGAAGTCGTTGTGTGGACTAGTAAAATTACTAGCTAaaatggatggatagatagagagatagatagatagatagatagatagatagatagatagatagatagatagatagatagatagatagatagatagatagatagatagatagatagatagatagatagatagatagatagatagatagatagatagatagatagatagatagatagatagatagatagatagatagatagagatagatagatagatagatagatagatagatagatagatagatagatagatagatagataatatatatagatagatagatagatagatagatagatagatagatagatagatagatagatagatagatagatagatagatagatagatagatagatagatagatagatagatagatagatagatagatagatagatagatagatagaagatagatagatagataaatagatagatagatagatagatagatagatagatagatagatagatagatagatatatagatagatagatagatagatagatagatagatagatagatagatagatagatagatagatagatagatagatagatagatagatagatagatagatagatagatagatagatagatagataatagatagatagatagatagatagatagatagatagatagatagatagatagatagatagat
Proteins encoded:
- the LOC111682116 gene encoding uncharacterized protein LOC111682116 produces the protein MSSLLRKRQANNFTRVLNRNPQLLTCNSYINFLRFYKTQHPRYGLRKLLQNGLKVWTNLSVQARKEFKQKKSQSFEDIRPRLKWKSKTSRMSKVPRKRMPRTYKKRHLTAAVNIKRHKRNKQRWQRYGRKKFPGQFN